In Bernardetia litoralis DSM 6794, the genomic window CGTGTTTGTTTCGGCAGCCTTCGATTAGGCGAAGTTCAATATCTGTTAGCTCTATGGCTTTCACCAAAAAATTAGTAATTAGTGTTGGTAGGGAGTTTTAAGTTGCTTGCAATATCCTTACGCAGTAAAGTTTGGAAGTGCTGCAAAGGTGTGGCAAAAAAATCAAAAGTTTTTATTTTTTTCTCATTTTTTCTGAAATATTTCATTAATCTTCTTAAAAAAAGACCTTTAAAATATGTTTTGAGGATATTTTAAAGAATTGAAAATGCGATAAATAATTAGGCTAAACTTTGATAAATTTAGCGAGGTGTATTAAGAACAGACTATTTATTTCTCCAATTCTTATAAGGCTCAATAGTCAAATTTGAATTGTAGTATTTGTCTTCTCCTGTAACTTCTACATCAATCCAAGATGGAATATTAAATGTTTCGTCTTCACTTTCCAATTCAATTTCTGCCACTATAAGTCCTGTATTATCTCCTAAAAACTCATCTACTTCCCAAATTTTATTTTCGTACACTATTTCGTATCTAATCTTTGATAATTCAGAAACTGAAAAATTATCTAAGAGTTCTTTTGCATCCTCCATTGGAATTTCATATTCATACTCTGGACGTGTCGCACCAATTGATAACCCTTTAATTGTCAGAAATGCTTTTTCTGTGGTTTGTCTTACTCTAATAGTTTTGTTTGGGTCTGTCAATAAATAACCTTGTCGGTAAAGATTTCCTTGTGATTTTTCCACATTTTGCCATTCCTTTTTATTGATTAAAAATTTTCTTTCTATTTCTTGTGCCATAAATAATTATTTACTTACTCTTCTAAGTGTTGTATCCTTTTTGGTTTCTTTTTTATTATAACTTTCTTTACTATCATAAAATTTATCTCCATTTAAAATTGAATCTTGTGTCATTTTATCTTTATAAAAATCTTTTTTATTTCCGATATTATTACGAATTGTAGAAACTATTTTTTCTGAAGGCGTAGAAACTTTCAGCTGATGACGGTCAGAAAAAAGAACAAAGAAAAATTTGAAGAAGACAAACAAACCCACAAAGATAACAGTAGGAAGTAAAATAACTAAAACTTTAGAGTTTGTCAAAGATCTAAAAAATTGTACCATTAATTAAAAATAATTATGAATTGAAAATTACGAACTGAAAATATTTGCTTGAATAAAACTCTATTTTTAGTTCAAAACTTGTTCTAATTTTGATGCAGTTTCAAAAAGCAAGTTTTCGCTATTTGGAAGACAGCACAACATCACAGAAGTAGGCAAACCTGTTTTTTTATCTCTATATTTCCACGCAGGAATAGTAATAGAAGGCAAATCCATTACATTGGTAAAAATCATTGGTGAAAAAATATTTGGAACTAAAGGCGACATATCTATTTGCATCGTCTGATTGTGTTTGAGTGCAATATCTCCAGAAGTTGGGAGAAGTAAAACTCCTTGTTTTCCTATTTTTTTGTATAACTCTTCTTTTTCCTTTTTATTATCTAATTCTTTATCGGAAGGTTCTAAAAACTTAGAAGCCAAAAGTACGGAATAAATCTCGCCTGAAACTGTTTTTTCTCCAATAACTCTTCTCAAAGACTCTACAAAGACAGAAATTCCAATATTTTTATTATTTTTTAACCAATCCTTCAAACCTAATTTCATTGCTTTTATCATCATTTTACCAAAATTCCATTGAATTTTTCCGATGTTTTTTATTTCAATATTTCTAGGTTTAAGTCCGTCATTTAAAAGACTTTGTTTTGCTTTTATCAAAACTTCCGTTATTGTTTCATTCTTTATTTCTGCATCAAAATCTGTACTTATGATAAGTTCGGCATTGCTCAAATCGCTGCTATCCGTCGGAGGTTTATCAGCAATTACTTCATAAACCAGTTTTGCATCTCTGACTGAATGCGTAATTGGCCCTACTGCCAACCAGTCATTCAAGAAAAAATCTTCTTTTTCTATAAATGGAAAAATGCCTGTTTTACTTACTGCTTTTCCTGAAGGCTTAAAACCAACCAAACCACAACAATGAGCAGGATAACGAATCGAACCCCCTACATCTGTTCCAATTCCGATAACCGAACCACCTGAAGCAATCAAGGCACTTTCTCCACCTGAAGAACCACCTGGAATATAATTTTTCAAATACGGATTATTCGTAACTCCAAAACGTGGATTTCTTGTTTCGTGTCCAAAACTAAATTCAGGTGTGTTGGTGCGAGCAATAATAATTGCACCTTCTTTTTTTAATTTTTGGACAATTAAAGCATCATTTTCAGCTATTTTGGCAGGCATTCGGATTGAGCCTCCTGTTACTTCTTGTCCTTTTACACCTATTGGTTCTTTTAGTGAAATAGGAATTCCTTCTAATTTTCCTCGCTTTTTTGTTGATTCTTTTTCTGTGATTTTTTTAGCTTCTTGTAAAGATTCTTCTGCAAAAAGCTGTATCATTGCATTTATTTTTTCGTGATTATCAGCAATGTTTCTCAATGATTTTTCTACTACATCAAGGGGAGTAGTTTTTCTATTTTCAAAGTCTTTTAAAAGTGAAGTTGCATCAGAAAATTCTTTTGTATCTATTGGACGAATAAAATTATAACTTTTCATTTTTGGTTGAATTTGTTTTTTTGTAAGCCACAACTATAAAGTCATTTTTTAGAATTTTGTTTGGAAAAAATAGGTAAGTATATATAATGTCCTATTCTAACATAGTGTTACACAATTAATTTATTCATTTTACTGCACTTTTTGCCAAAATTCCTTATCAAATTTTTGAGCAATACAAAGAAAGTTATTATCATACTGTAACTTGCCTAACTTTTGAACTTTTAGGTTTTTATATTGATGCAGAAGTAAATACTTCAAGAGGAAGATTTGATGCTGTCGTAAAATCAGAAAAAGCTATCTTTATTTTTGAGTTTAAAGTAAAAAAAACGCCACAAATTGCATTAGACCAAATCAAAGAAAAAAAATATGCAGATAAATATTTAACTAAAAAAGAAAATGACAAAATCATTTTTGGTTCTCTGACAATTTTTGCACCTTACTTTCTTACTAAAAATTATCTTGTATTTTAGATTGGTCAGACCTTCGGTACAGACTTGGACAAAATACAAAATAGAATTAATTTTATGTTTAAAATTATCTAACAAGGCAAAAATTGTCAGAGAACCTCATTTTTTTACTTGGTGTAAATTTTCAAAATAAGACCGAAATTGAATATTTGATGGAAGAGGTTTAAATAATTAAAAATTCCTCTTCAATCGAATCCAAATATCTGTATTTCGTCCTTTATTATCAGTACAAGAAATTTTAGTTTTTCCATTTTTACCTTGATTAACTATAAACTTAAAAGGATTAAAAAACACTCTTTCATTGGGTTTGCTTTCCTTCAAAAATTTATCATTAACATACCAAAAAACACTACTAATATCTGATGCCGTTCTACATTCTAATAAAAGCTGTGTCGAATCATCATCCAAAATATATTCTCTATTCTCAAAAAGTGACGTAATTTGAGGAAAATTATTATCCTTAAAAATATGCGTACAAAATGGGTTATGAGATGGAACACTTCGAATAGGCAAGTTTCTATTTAAATAATAAGAAGTCAGTTCTGGTTTTATGTTGGGAAAATATTCTGTTGTGTACTCAGAATTATCTTGTGGCAAACAAAAAGAACAATAACTTATTTTGTCTTTTACTTCTTTATTACTCACAAATATCTTTTTCAAATGCTGACATTTATCGCTTTGAGAAATAGTTGGAATATAAAAATCATTTACTAAAGTTGTACAAAAATCAGAAGGAACTTTTCCTGTTTCACTACAAACCATTCTTTGTTTTAATGTCTTTGGTGGCTTGATAGATTCGTTTGTTGCTGCATAATCCACACTTCCAAAAAGCTGAAATAAAAGTGGCGTTGCTACCTGCGCCCCTGTCAAATATTTCGAACTTTGTCCATCAAAATTTCCAATCCAAACGCCAATCGTATAATGGGCATTGTAGCCAATACTCCACGCATCTCTACGACCATACGAAGTACCCGTTTTCCAAGAAATTTTGGGAACATTTTTACTATTTTGATAATCAGAAGGAAAATCTGGACGCTCTACTTTTGTCAGAATATCCGAAACCATATAAGCAGATTCTTCTGAAATAAGAGGAAATGAAAAATTATCTTCTGCAATAGAATGACTACTTTTATTTGTTTTAGTATTATTTTGCTTTAAATAATGAGGTTTTTTAAAAATTCCTTTTGTAGAAAAAGCCGAAAAAAGACCGACCATTTCTTCCAAAGAAACACCACAACCACCCAAAGAAAGAGAAAGTCCTAGTTTGTGTTTATCGGCTTCAATCTGAGAAAAACCAGCATCAGAAAGTTTTTGAACCATCTTAAAAACACTCAACTCTTTGAGCGTATTTACGGCAGGAACATTGAGAGAATACGCCAGTGCAACCTCTACACTCACTTCTCCATTAAAATTTTTATCAAAATTTTCAGGTGTGTAACCATCGTAATCAATCGGAACATCAAGTAACTTTTGCTTCGGAGTCAAAAACCCTTCATCAAATGCCATTCCGTAAATAAGTGGCTTCAATGTGCTGCCTGGAGAGCGATAGGCTTGAACTCCATCAACTTGTCCACTATGTAAAGAATCATAAAAATCTTGCGAACCGATATAAGCACGAATTTCCTTTGTTTGATTATCGACAACCAAAATAGCAGCATTATAAATGCCTAATTTATCTAATCTTCTAGTATAATTTTGAGTAATTTGTTCTACTTTTTGTTGAATTGTTCGGTCTAAAGTTGTTTCTAAAACATTTTGATTTGGATATTTTGAATGTAGAAAAAATGAAAAATGAGGTGCTTCTCGGCTCATCTTTCTAAAATTAATATCTAAAGGTTCTTCTAAAGCATCTTTTATTGTTTCAGTTTTGAATAAATCATCTTTCTTAAAACGAGCCAGCCATTTATTACGTTCTTTGATAATTTTTTGAGTAGTAATCAAATAATCTTTATCTGAATTGGTAGAAAAACCTAGCGTAGTCGGGCGATTTGGAACAATAGTAAGAGCTGTAATTTGTGCCAAACTCAATTTTTCAGGTTCTTGACCAAAATATAAAAGAGAAGCTGATTTTACGCCTTCAATATTTCCACCATACGGAATTAGATTGAGATAAAGCTGTAAAATTTCTTCTTTTGAGTAATTAAATTCTAACTGAAAAGCTCTAAACATTTCTATAATTTTATTAAAATACGTTCTTGACTTTGGATTTAAAAGCCTTACAACTTGCATCGTAATTGTCGAAGCACCAGAAGTTCTTCTTCCAGTCCAAATGTTTTTGGCAGCAGCACGCCCAACAGCAAAAGGGTTTACGCCAAAATGATAATAAAAATAACGGTCTTCTTTGTATAAAATTGTTTCTTTTAGTGTTGGACTAATTTCATTTAGTTCTGTTTGAAAACGCCATTTATCATCTTTACTCAAAAAACCATAAATTATTTCACCTTTTCTACCCAAAATAAGTTGAGAATAAGAAATATCTAACTTGAATGGAAAAAAATAATTAAATACAAAAAATAGAATTACAGTTGAAAGTAATCCGATTATGCTGATTTTTAAAGATAGTTTGAAGAATCTTTTGAGAAATTGTTTTATCATATTTAAAGTTATGATTTTCTTGATTTTTGTTCTTTCAGTAAAATTAAAGTAAGGTCAGTTTTGGTAGAGCAGACCATAAAAAGCGAGATAACTTATTAAACAGTGTACTATTACCGTGTTTAATAAATTATTTGATATTTTTTGTGTGTTCAACTCCTCAGAACTGAACACACATTTGCAAATTAAAAACAATCACTTTTTAAAATTAAATTATTCTGAATAAATAATAGGTTTTAAAAAAGACGACGAAGGAAAATGCTCATGATAAGCAGGAAAATCTTGAAAGGGGGCAATCCATTCAGGCATTGAAAGATGACGAACATGGCGAGATTCTGTCGAAAAACAAAAATCTGTCAATAAAAAAGATTTTGAAATCTGTCTTTGATTAGAATAATATATTTCAGCTTCCTCTTTTTGAATAAATTTGTAAGAAACCATTCCAGTTATTCCTATCAATAGAAATGACCAAAATAAAATAATATAGATAAAATAATTTTTCATAGTTTTTTATTGATATTGTTTGAGAATGAATCGTATTTTTGTTGGTGTCGCTACGCTAAAACACCAACAAAGGCAGGGTTATTTTTAAACAAATTCATCAAAAGCAAATTTATACAAAAATAACAATTCTTAAACTCTTATTAATCATCAAATTTATTTTTACGCTAAAAAATCGTACCTTGCATAAAATTACAATATAGTCTTTTTTATCTTGTGGAATAGTTTAATTAATAAATTACTTTCAACAAATAGAAAAGCTATTTTTTTTATAATCCAATTAATTTTAGAGCATGTCAAACAGCGCAAAAAAAGACGATTTAGTACAGGTACATTATACAGGTAAATTTGAAGACGGAAATGTTTTTGATTCTTCAAGAGAGAGAAAAGAGCCTATCGAATTTCAAGTAGGAGCAGGACAAATGATAAAAGGTTTTGATGCAGCAGTAGAAGGAATGAATGTTGGCGAGTCAAAAACAATCACTTTAGCACCAACTGAAGCGTATGGAGAATCAAATCCAGAAAATATTGTTTCTTTTCCTAAAGATAAACTGCCACCAGAAATGAATCCAAAAGTAGGCGATCAGCTTGCACTTCAAGGACAAAATGGTGAGCAAATCCCTGTTGTAGTACTTGAAGCAAACGAAGAAGGAGTTGTTTTAGATGCAAACCACCCAATGGCTGGCAAAACTTTAGTTTTTGATTTAGAACTTGTTGGAATCAAAGAGAATTAATAAAAATATACTTTAGTTTATTTCAATAAAAAATGCTATTCCTATTATCAAAATAGAAATAGCATTTTTTATTTTATACAAATAACAAATTATTCTCCACTTCCACTTGGCAATACAGTTCCGAACATAACCAATGCCTCTGAAGAATTTGAAGCATTTGAAATAACAGTAATTACTTTTCGTTGTTGTCCTGCTTTGTGAGCTGAGTTAAAACGAACAATTATTTTTCCTTCTTCATCAGGTGCAATGGGTTCTTTTGTCCATTCAGGCGCAGTACAGCCACAAGTAGTTCTGATGTCTTGCAGCATTAATGGATAATCTCCCGTATTTTTGAATGTAAAGACATATTCAACTATTTTGCCTTCTTCTACTTCTCCAAAATCATGTTCACGGTTTGTAAAAGTAAGTTGTGCTTGACGGTCATCTGCCTTTTTAGTAAAAATTGTTTTTTCTTTTGTTGTTTCGGTAGTTGTTTGGGCTTGAATAGCTTGGCTAGACAAAAAAGTAAAAGCTCCCAAAAGTGATGCAAAAAATATTTTTTTCATGATTATTTTATTTATTTTTTATAAAAAATAGTAGCTTTGAAAATTAATCTTCAAAACTTTGTGTGTTCAAACTCTGTTTACAATTTTAAATTTAGTCAGAATAAATCAATTATTTTGCCATAAATATTTTTTTAACTTTATTATTGAATTTCCTTTTCATAACTATACATTCACTTTATTCTAAAAAAAATGAAACCTATCTTATCTATTTTTTCTTTCCTATTAATTTCTATATTTTTTCTATTTACATCTTGCGAGTCTAATGACGAACGAGTAGGAGGTTTTCCTCAAGAAGGACAAATTTGGGCTGATATAGAAGATTTGAGCTATACTTTTGATGACCCAAGTGGTACTCTTGTTTCTATTGCAAATACTTATTCAGAGAGTGTTCAGACACTTTCTATTTATCGAAGTTCAGCTTCTAATGCTTTGCGTCTTGGAAGTTTTCGTGTCTTACTTACTCGTTTTGATTTTGATAACACAACCCCTAGAATTTTAGATAATACAAATGTGCGTTTTAGTTTTGAACCTCAACAAAATACTATGTACACAGCTGTTGGTGGAGATATTCGTTTTGAGATTTTGAGTATAGAAGATGATATTATAAAGGCAAATTTTAGTGGCACATTACAAAACAGTCTAAACTCTAATCAACAAATACGAGTTAGAAATGGGTCTTTAAATATAAAAATAAGAAGAGAATAATTATATATTTTTATTATAAAAACATTAAAATTTATTAATGTATTTCATTAAAAATCAATACTTTACACAAAAAAAGTATTGATTTTTTTTGTTTATAATTAAATAATATTTTGTAGATTTGTG contains:
- a CDS encoding CYTH domain-containing protein; this encodes MAQEIERKFLINKKEWQNVEKSQGNLYRQGYLLTDPNKTIRVRQTTEKAFLTIKGLSIGATRPEYEYEIPMEDAKELLDNFSVSELSKIRYEIVYENKIWEVDEFLGDNTGLIVAEIELESEDETFNIPSWIDVEVTGEDKYYNSNLTIEPYKNWRNK
- a CDS encoding amidase, coding for MKSYNFIRPIDTKEFSDATSLLKDFENRKTTPLDVVEKSLRNIADNHEKINAMIQLFAEESLQEAKKITEKESTKKRGKLEGIPISLKEPIGVKGQEVTGGSIRMPAKIAENDALIVQKLKKEGAIIIARTNTPEFSFGHETRNPRFGVTNNPYLKNYIPGGSSGGESALIASGGSVIGIGTDVGGSIRYPAHCCGLVGFKPSGKAVSKTGIFPFIEKEDFFLNDWLAVGPITHSVRDAKLVYEVIADKPPTDSSDLSNAELIISTDFDAEIKNETITEVLIKAKQSLLNDGLKPRNIEIKNIGKIQWNFGKMMIKAMKLGLKDWLKNNKNIGISVFVESLRRVIGEKTVSGEIYSVLLASKFLEPSDKELDNKKEKEELYKKIGKQGVLLLPTSGDIALKHNQTMQIDMSPLVPNIFSPMIFTNVMDLPSITIPAWKYRDKKTGLPTSVMLCCLPNSENLLFETASKLEQVLN
- a CDS encoding PD-(D/E)XK nuclease domain-containing protein, with protein sequence MFEQYKESYYHTVTCLTFELLGFYIDAEVNTSRGRFDAVVKSEKAIFIFEFKVKKTPQIALDQIKEKKYADKYLTKKENDKIIFGSLTIFAPYFLTKNYLVF
- the pbpC gene encoding penicillin-binding protein 1C, coding for MIKQFLKRFFKLSLKISIIGLLSTVILFFVFNYFFPFKLDISYSQLILGRKGEIIYGFLSKDDKWRFQTELNEISPTLKETILYKEDRYFYYHFGVNPFAVGRAAAKNIWTGRRTSGASTITMQVVRLLNPKSRTYFNKIIEMFRAFQLEFNYSKEEILQLYLNLIPYGGNIEGVKSASLLYFGQEPEKLSLAQITALTIVPNRPTTLGFSTNSDKDYLITTQKIIKERNKWLARFKKDDLFKTETIKDALEEPLDINFRKMSREAPHFSFFLHSKYPNQNVLETTLDRTIQQKVEQITQNYTRRLDKLGIYNAAILVVDNQTKEIRAYIGSQDFYDSLHSGQVDGVQAYRSPGSTLKPLIYGMAFDEGFLTPKQKLLDVPIDYDGYTPENFDKNFNGEVSVEVALAYSLNVPAVNTLKELSVFKMVQKLSDAGFSQIEADKHKLGLSLSLGGCGVSLEEMVGLFSAFSTKGIFKKPHYLKQNNTKTNKSSHSIAEDNFSFPLISEESAYMVSDILTKVERPDFPSDYQNSKNVPKISWKTGTSYGRRDAWSIGYNAHYTIGVWIGNFDGQSSKYLTGAQVATPLLFQLFGSVDYAATNESIKPPKTLKQRMVCSETGKVPSDFCTTLVNDFYIPTISQSDKCQHLKKIFVSNKEVKDKISYCSFCLPQDNSEYTTEYFPNIKPELTSYYLNRNLPIRSVPSHNPFCTHIFKDNNFPQITSLFENREYILDDDSTQLLLECRTASDISSVFWYVNDKFLKESKPNERVFFNPFKFIVNQGKNGKTKISCTDNKGRNTDIWIRLKRNF
- a CDS encoding FKBP-type peptidyl-prolyl cis-trans isomerase codes for the protein MSNSAKKDDLVQVHYTGKFEDGNVFDSSRERKEPIEFQVGAGQMIKGFDAAVEGMNVGESKTITLAPTEAYGESNPENIVSFPKDKLPPEMNPKVGDQLALQGQNGEQIPVVVLEANEEGVVLDANHPMAGKTLVFDLELVGIKEN
- a CDS encoding DUF1573 domain-containing protein; translated protein: MKKIFFASLLGAFTFLSSQAIQAQTTTETTKEKTIFTKKADDRQAQLTFTNREHDFGEVEEGKIVEYVFTFKNTGDYPLMLQDIRTTCGCTAPEWTKEPIAPDEEGKIIVRFNSAHKAGQQRKVITVISNASNSSEALVMFGTVLPSGSGE